CTCGCGAAGTCAGCGTATCAGCGCGTCTCCGGGACGTTCAAGTAGGATTGACTTTCCGCACCCGAGTCGTCTGGGAGCGTGTCGCCACTCCTCGAGAACACCGTTGAAACGAAATATCGCAAAAAAGAGCGAACCTTCGGAGTCGTGTGTCAATCGGAGTCCTGACCCGGCCGACAGCGCGCGACCAGTTCGCACGCTCCCGGCTGAGACGGGAGTCCACACGCAACGCCCCTGTCTTAGCGGGCGTTGTACTCGATGTCGACGTAGGCGTCGCCGTTCAGCCAGAAGTCCGTAATGTCGCCGCTGAACCAGTAGGCGTCGCGTGAGTCGTCGACGGAGCCCTCGACTCTGTTGCCGTCGATGATGTCGCTGTCATCGATGGAGGCGTCTCGGTGGGTCGCCTTCTCGACCGTTCCCGAGACTTCGAACGTGTAGGACGCTTCCGCACCGGTTTCGGTGCTGTCGATGACGATGGCTTTTGAGGGCTGCTCGCCGTCATCACCGTCTTCGTCCTCGTCGTCGCCACCAGTTTCCTCGATGATCTCATCGACACTCATCTCTTCGCCGCCGAGTTCGACCCACATCACGTCGGGTTGCTCGAGAGTGATGTCCGTGACCGAGCCCTCGACCAGGAAGGCGTCACCGTGGCCGCCGCCGGTGATTCCGCCGGCGTGGACAGTGTCGCCGTCTTCGTCGATGAAGTCTTGGCCCGTGTACGTGCCGCCCTCGATTGAGCCGCCGGAGGGGCTCTCGTAGGGTGCTTCGGTGAATTCGACGGCACCCTCTGCCGTGAACTCGTAGCCGGCGTTTCTGGCGTCCGGTTCAGTCACGAACGAGAGCAGATTTCCCTCCGTATCGGTCTCCTCGTCGTCTTCGTCGGCACCACCAGTTTCTTCGATGATCTCCTCGACGCTCATCTCCTCGCCGTCGAGTTCAATCCACATCACGTCGGGCTGCTCGAGGTCGATATCTGTGACTGCGCCATCGACCAGGAAGGCGTCGCCGTGGCCGCCGCCGGTGATCCCACCGGCGTGGACAGTGTCGCCATCTTCGTCGATGAAGTCTTCGCCGCTGTAGGTGCCGCCCTCGATGCGTCCGCCGGACGGACTCTCGTAGGGCGCTTCGGTGAATTCGACGGCACCCTCTGTCGTGAACTCGTAGCCAGCGTTTTCGGCGTCCGGTTCAGTCACGAAGGCGAGTAAATTTCCCTCCGTATCGGTCTCCTGGTCGTCTTCGTCCTCACCGCCAGTTTCCTCGATAATCTCGTCGATAGACTTCTCTTCGCCATCGAGTTCGACCCACAGCAGGTCGGATTCCTCGAGGTCGATGTCCGTGACTGCGCCGTCGACGATGAACGCGTCACCGTGACCACCGCCGGTGACCCCACCGGCGTGAACGGCGTCTCCGTCGTCATCGATGAAGTCTTCACCCTCGTAGGTGCCGCCCTCGATGTGTCCGCCGGACGGGCTCTCGTAGGAAGCCTCATAGAACTCGACAGCACCCTCAGCAGTGAACTCGTAGCGGGCGTTTCTGGCGTCAGGGTCAGTCACGAACGCGAGGACATGACCTTCAATCTCGTCTTCGTCGTCCTCACTCTCGTCACCCTCGTCCGGCGATGAACTCGAGGAACCCGAAGCGGCGTCTTCGGCGCTGAGTGGGACGCCGTCGACCTCGTCTGGCTCAGTTCGCTCTGGCGAGCCTGCGGAACTGCCGCTGATCTGGCCGGAGTGGTTGACGGTCGTGTCGTATCGGGTGTTCGTCACCGTCACGGTCGCGTTGTGGCCCCAGTGGCCATCACCGGTTCCGATGTCGCCGAAACGGGCATCCGAGAAGTCACAGTCAATCGCTTCCGTCTCGTGGTAGAAGCCCCAGAAGTTGCGGTCACAGCCGACTGCAACACAGTTTTCGGCGTACGAGCCTGGCGAGCCAATTCGGAATCCGCCGGCACGGCAGTCTGCCGCGTAGGAGTTCGTAATATGAACCTCGCCGCCGCCCCCCTCTCCGCTCGTGTGGTGGGGCAAGTCGCCGGGCGAGCTGCCATAAATCGCATTATCCGGATAGCCCTGGATGTTTACGCGGTCGATCTCGAGGACGCCCGCGTGGCTGTTTGCAACGTAGATTCCGGTCGCGCCGGGGTAGGTGTCATCAGGCGTTCCGTCACCGAGATAGAGATTTTCGATTCGACCGACGCCGCCACTCGAGACGCTCGCAATCAGTGGTTCTGCTTTTTGGTGGCCGTCCCACTCTCCGTGAACACCAACGTTGCGAATCTCCCAGTCAGACCCCGAGGCGTTGATCTGGTACTGCGCATTTCGAGCGGTGATGTCGATTAGCGTGTTCTCGAGCGTATCGCCATCGCCGAGATTCACACTGTACGTGTCTCCGGCAGACACTTCGACGACGTCGTAGTCTTCGTCTGCTGCTGCGCCGGTACTGGCGATACCGAGTGCGGCCGCGCCGGCTGCGACTTTCAGGTACGAGCGGCGGCCGAGCAGCGAGTCGTTATCAGGTCGTGGATCCGTGTTCTCGCTCATTACATCCCAATCGAAGACTGTTCTGTCGAAGTAATACTCTCTTCATCTGATTACTCTTTAAACACTGATCATCAGAATCGCCAGAGACTATTGCTCGAGTGGAAGTCAGTAATGGCTGTCGTTCCATATTCCTGATTCCTGCCAGAGCACGCCTGTTGACGCTGTTTCGGCCTTGCTTGAAGGGGGAGGTACGTACAGCAAACGCAGAAAAGTGGGTGCGCGGTGGCCAGTACCACCACACGCTCGGCTTAACTTAGTTGAGACATCGCCCACCGAATGTCGAGCAAGCCGCTCCCGACTGCCAGGGCAAGCCATACCGCAACGCCGATGCCGATCGCTGCGAACAACGTGATGAGTCCGGAGACGTAGGGGAGAAACGCGACGACGATAAGCGACATCCCGAGCGCGATCGAGCAGGTTTTTGCAACCGTAACCGCAAGCGCCCGGCCCGACAGCGACAACTCGAGGTGGATCAGATAGAGGTTGACGATGACCATGAGTACGTAGCTGACGACGGTCGAAATCGCAGCCCCGGCAACGCCGATGATCGGCAAGAGCGCGAGATTGAGGCCGACGTTGAGGATCGCTGCCCCGCCCTTCGATATCGCACGGTGACGGGCGCGCCCAAGGTAATCGAGCGCATCGTTCGTGATCTTGTTAATCGACTCCAAGACGACGAAAATCGCCAGGATCTGGACGAGCGGGATCGCACCGAGATAGTCCGCGCCGAAGACAAGTCGGATCGCGGGATCGGCAACAAGAATCATCCCTGCCGCCGCTGGAATGTACAGCAAAAGGTTGTACTCGAGTGCCGTTCTGTAGATGCTCGAGGCCCGTTCGATGTCGTTGCTCGATTTTGATTCGCCAAACGTCGGCGCAACAGCGAATCCGAGCGAGCTAGCCGGTGCGATGACAAACTCCGTCAGCTGCTTTGCCAGGGTGTAGTATGCGACCGCGATAGGGGTGAGAAACGCCCCGACGAGGACGATATCGACGCGCTTGAACATGATCGCAGACGCACCAGTCACGGACAGGGGCAAACTGTACTCGAGAATTCGGCGAGTGAGTCCCTTCTCTTCGCTGTCTGTTACTGTCGCGTCTGAATCGTCAGGGGAGTCGGATTCTGTGGCGGTTATCTCTGCGGGCATCTGTGAGACCCACCGATAGAGGACGAACAAGCCGACCGTTGCGCCCAGTGCATAGCCAGCGGCGTAGCCAAGTACCGCGCCGGGAATGCCAAAGCCGAGTGAGAGCAGGACGACTGTGAACACGAATATGCCGAGATTCGAGACGATCGAGAGAATCGAACTCCAGGCGACCCGATTGAAGCCCTGACAGAGGAAGTAGACGTACGACCGAAGCGTCTGCCCAACGATGAAGAGGACGCCGATCGAAAACAGCGACAGCAGTTCGGGTTCGCCAAACTGCGCGATAATTGGTTCACGGAACACGACGACCACTGTCGAGACGATCGCAATCGTAGCGAGATTACACAGCAGTGATCGGCGAACGATGACCGGAATCATCGAGGGATCGCGCTCGCGATACTCCGTGACGTAGCGGGCAGCCGATTTGGCCAGCCCCATCTGGCTAAAGAAGACGGAAATCGAAAAGATCGCAATCGCAAGCGAGAACAGGCCGTACTCTTCGTTCGTCAGGAATACGCGAGTCAGCAGTAAGATGAGAAGGCCGTTGACGACCACTTCGACGACTTTGCTGATAAGGTTCGCCTTGAATCCGTCAACGATCGTATCTGTCGTAGACATCAGTGTACAGGGGAAGACGTGGGTCGTTCACACGCGAGACGACGGACGCACTGGCTCGAGATCATCGTTTGCGCCACCGCAATAGACACACCGGAACACACCGTGTGTGGAGTCAGCGTCGCCAGTTCCAGGTGAGCCGACACTCGGAGCGAAGAAGATCGAATTCGTCGGTCGCAATCCCGCGTCATTAGTGGTAGCAGATACATCAGGTGACACACACCTTGTTATGGCGCTGTTACCAGTGAGCCAACTACTGGTATGGACGGGGCCACTCCGTACGGCCTCGAGCGCTCGTGGGTGGAGTATCTCGCAGTTAGACCTCCTCGGTTGCACCAGGGACGTAGTAGAGGTCAAACTCGCCGTTGGATTGAATCCGATTCACGCCGGGTTCGTTTTCGATGGCGTCTAACTCGCTCTCGGTGTAGCGAAGTTCGTCGTAGACCGTTAGCTCGCGGTCGCGATCGACTTGCGTGAGTGCGAGATAGCGGTCGTCTTCGTACTGGCCGGAGACGCCATCTCTGAATTCATCAGCTTGCACATCTCTGTGTTCCCAGCTTCGGTCTTCGTTTCCATTGATCGCATCGTCGTATCGGTTTGGCCCATCACGCAGCCCCAGGAAATCGATCTCGTCGTCCTGAGAGTCGAAGGCAGTCTCGTAGCCACTCATCGTCGTCTCGCTGACGTGCGGTGAGGCGTTGTAGGTGTACGGCGACGGGAAGATTGCGACCAGCGACAGCACCAGTAAAACGGTAAAGCCGATAGCCAGCAGCGGACCAGCGGAGACCGCGACTGCCGGACGCCCGCTGCGGAGCCGTTCCGTAAGCCCATAGATCGCAACCGCACCGAGTATCGTCAAGAACACCATCATCAGCCCGAACACACGGAAGTACATACTCGAGCCAGGGGCGAAGAAGTATGCGCCGGCGACGGGAACAAGGACGATCAGCGCAACGGCGAAGTACGTCGTTTCAGCGGCGATT
The Natronolimnobius sp. AArcel1 genome window above contains:
- a CDS encoding flippase, producing the protein MSTTDTIVDGFKANLISKVVEVVVNGLLILLLTRVFLTNEEYGLFSLAIAIFSISVFFSQMGLAKSAARYVTEYRERDPSMIPVIVRRSLLCNLATIAIVSTVVVVFREPIIAQFGEPELLSLFSIGVLFIVGQTLRSYVYFLCQGFNRVAWSSILSIVSNLGIFVFTVVLLSLGFGIPGAVLGYAAGYALGATVGLFVLYRWVSQMPAEITATESDSPDDSDATVTDSEEKGLTRRILEYSLPLSVTGASAIMFKRVDIVLVGAFLTPIAVAYYTLAKQLTEFVIAPASSLGFAVAPTFGESKSSNDIERASSIYRTALEYNLLLYIPAAAGMILVADPAIRLVFGADYLGAIPLVQILAIFVVLESINKITNDALDYLGRARHRAISKGGAAILNVGLNLALLPIIGVAGAAISTVVSYVLMVIVNLYLIHLELSLSGRALAVTVAKTCSIALGMSLIVVAFLPYVSGLITLFAAIGIGVAVWLALAVGSGLLDIRWAMSQLS